The Desulfovibrio legallii genome window below encodes:
- the phnN gene encoding phosphonate metabolism protein/1,5-bisphosphokinase (PRPP-forming) PhnN: MAQYPGLLVYVVGPSGVGKDSLLAFARGCLTHRTGQGDICFVRRHITRPAEAGGEDHISLSAEEFSLCAERGDFVLDWESHGLRYGIHRQVLDLLEQGHVAVVNGSRGYAPEAARRISPLLVVEITARRDILRRRLEQRGREQREEVEERLARAAIPLPHLPHHVLVDNSGDLETAGRIFTEIINHARHFAT, translated from the coding sequence ATGGCGCAGTATCCCGGCCTGCTGGTCTATGTGGTGGGGCCTTCCGGCGTCGGCAAGGACAGCCTGCTGGCATTTGCCCGCGGCTGCCTGACGCACCGCACCGGGCAGGGGGACATCTGCTTTGTACGCCGTCACATCACTCGCCCCGCAGAAGCGGGGGGGGAGGACCACATAAGCCTGAGCGCAGAGGAATTTTCCCTCTGCGCGGAGCGCGGCGACTTTGTCCTGGATTGGGAAAGCCACGGCCTGCGCTACGGCATACACCGGCAGGTGCTTGACCTGCTGGAGCAGGGGCATGTGGCTGTGGTCAACGGCTCGCGTGGATATGCCCCGGAAGCCGCCCGTCGCATCAGCCCTCTGCTGGTGGTGGAAATAACCGCGCGGCGCGACATTTTGCGCCGCAGGCTTGAGCAGCGCGGCAGGGAGCAAAGGGAGGAGGTTGAAGAACGTCTGGCCCGGGCCGCAATACCGCTGCCGCATCTGCCCCACCATGTGCTGGTAGACAATTCCGGCGACCTTGAAACGGCTGGACGCATTTTTACGGAGATTATCAACCATGCCCGTCATTTTGCAACGTAA
- the phnC gene encoding phosphonate ABC transporter ATP-binding protein, whose protein sequence is MINIENLTRTFGNSRALDNVCLSVAEGEMVALIGASGSGKSTLLRHIAGLTEADKNSGSVHVLGSVMQREGRLARHVRHLRTNIGMIFQQFNLVDRLPVHTNVMLGALGRIPLWRSLLGLFPHQVRVDALTALGRVGIAEKAFQRASTLSGGQQQRAAIARAMVQKARVLLADEPIASLDPESSRKVMELLAEVNQQDGITVVVTLHQVDFAIRYCRRTVALKEGCIVYDGPSDRLTPAFLREIYGASSEELFARATGGDEEPALEPRLSLRQACNAA, encoded by the coding sequence ATGATCAACATAGAAAATCTCACCAGAACGTTCGGCAACAGTCGCGCGCTGGACAATGTCTGCCTGTCGGTGGCCGAAGGGGAAATGGTGGCTCTTATTGGCGCTTCCGGTTCCGGCAAGTCCACCCTGCTGCGCCACATTGCGGGCCTCACCGAGGCGGACAAAAACAGCGGCAGTGTGCATGTGCTCGGCAGCGTCATGCAGCGAGAAGGGCGCCTGGCCCGCCATGTGCGCCACCTGCGCACGAACATTGGCATGATATTTCAACAGTTCAACTTGGTGGACCGGTTGCCGGTACACACCAATGTCATGTTGGGCGCGCTGGGCAGGATACCTCTGTGGCGCTCTCTGCTGGGCCTGTTCCCGCATCAGGTGCGCGTAGATGCTCTCACGGCCCTTGGCCGCGTGGGCATTGCAGAAAAGGCCTTTCAACGCGCCTCAACGCTTTCGGGCGGGCAGCAGCAGCGGGCGGCCATTGCCCGCGCCATGGTGCAGAAAGCCAGGGTGCTGCTGGCCGACGAACCCATTGCTTCTCTTGATCCTGAGTCATCCCGAAAAGTTATGGAGCTATTGGCCGAGGTAAACCAGCAGGACGGCATCACTGTGGTGGTAACCCTGCACCAGGTGGACTTTGCCATTCGCTACTGCCGACGCACCGTGGCCCTCAAAGAGGGCTGCATCGTGTATGACGGGCCTTCCGATAGGCTTACCCCGGCCTTTTTGCGTGAAATTTACGGCGCCTCCAGCGAAGAGTTATTCGCACGCGCCACTGGCGGGGATGAAGAGCCGGCCCTTGAGCCGCGTCTTTCTCTGCGCCAAGCCTGCAATGCCGCATAA